A stretch of Longimicrobiaceae bacterium DNA encodes these proteins:
- a CDS encoding AIR synthase-related protein translates to VLGGDVTRSPGPLAVDVTVVGEAPQPVLRSGAQLGDEVWVTGELGGAAAAVRALLAGEMPDPAARERFARPVPRVREALWLMERGLLTAMVDLSDGLAGDAAHLSAGSGVAVLLSPEMVPVHPAARAAAADREEALRLALGGGEDYELCFTAPLGSVIGHTIDFDRELGVRLSCVGRVGGGDGVWWVDAEGHRSALGVEAFQHFREGA, encoded by the coding sequence GTGCTGGGCGGGGACGTGACGCGCTCCCCGGGGCCGCTGGCGGTGGACGTGACGGTGGTGGGGGAGGCGCCGCAGCCGGTGCTGCGCTCCGGGGCGCAGCTGGGGGACGAGGTGTGGGTGACGGGGGAGCTGGGCGGAGCCGCCGCCGCGGTCCGCGCCCTGCTCGCGGGGGAGATGCCCGACCCGGCGGCGCGCGAGCGCTTCGCTCGGCCGGTGCCACGGGTCCGGGAGGCGCTCTGGCTGATGGAGCGCGGCCTCCTCACGGCGATGGTGGACCTGTCGGACGGGCTGGCGGGGGACGCGGCGCACCTGTCGGCGGGAAGCGGCGTGGCGGTGCTCCTTTCCCCGGAGATGGTCCCGGTGCACCCCGCCGCGCGCGCCGCCGCAGCGGACCGGGAGGAGGCGCTGCGGCTGGCGCTGGGGGGTGGCGAGGACTACGAGCTGTGCTTCACGGCGCCGCTGGGGAGCGTCATCGGGCACACGATCGACTTCGACCGGGAGCTGGGGGTGAGGCTGAGTTGCGTCGGGCGCGTGGGCGGCGGGGACGGCGTGTGGTGGGTGGACGCGGAGGGACACCGCAGCGCCCTGGGGGTCGAAGCCTTCCAGCACTTCCGGGAGGGGGCGTGA
- a CDS encoding lysophospholipid acyltransferase family protein has product MIRTLWVYATIIWATVWFGSIAIVDAYFKPRVEFYIRLTRGWARAILSASNTPVVAHGLENVRHGPQVIVSNHVSWYDIFAIAGILPVPFHFVAKKELERIPLFGRAWKTAGHISIDRSNRQRAIESLRHAGAEIRARNSAVIIYPEGTRSRTGRLQPFKKGAFTLAVEAQVPIVPTVVVGSFDILRPDDWRVHPRTIHVHFGEPVTLVPGETSEELMERVRGRMVGMLHRLEALPPE; this is encoded by the coding sequence GTGATCCGTACGTTGTGGGTGTACGCCACCATCATCTGGGCCACGGTGTGGTTCGGCAGCATCGCCATCGTGGACGCCTACTTCAAGCCGCGGGTGGAGTTCTACATCCGCCTCACGCGGGGGTGGGCGCGCGCGATCCTCAGCGCCAGCAATACGCCGGTGGTGGCGCACGGGCTGGAGAACGTGCGCCACGGCCCGCAGGTGATCGTCTCCAACCACGTTTCCTGGTACGACATCTTCGCCATCGCCGGGATCCTCCCGGTGCCCTTCCACTTCGTCGCCAAGAAGGAGCTGGAGCGGATCCCCCTCTTCGGGAGGGCGTGGAAGACGGCGGGGCACATCTCCATAGACCGCTCCAACCGCCAGAGGGCCATCGAGAGCCTGCGCCACGCGGGGGCGGAGATCCGGGCCCGGAACAGCGCGGTCATCATCTATCCGGAGGGGACGCGCTCGCGAACGGGGCGGCTGCAGCCGTTCAAGAAGGGCGCCTTCACCCTGGCGGTGGAGGCGCAGGTGCCCATCGTGCCCACGGTGGTGGTGGGGAGCTTCGACATCCTGCGCCCGGACGACTGGCGGGTGCACCCGCGCACCATCCACGTGCACTTCGGCGAGCCGGTGACGCTGGTGCCGGGAGAGACGTCGGAGGAGCTGATGGAGCGGGTGCGCGGGCGGATGGTGGGGATGCTGCACCGGCTGGAGGCGCTCCCGCCGGAGTAA